In one Lolium rigidum isolate FL_2022 chromosome 3, APGP_CSIRO_Lrig_0.1, whole genome shotgun sequence genomic region, the following are encoded:
- the LOC124698398 gene encoding probable serine/threonine-protein kinase PBL15, which yields MPRPWRPVLASATRCCTAEDAVVAAGAGNGLARCRPAQSEFSRRLASFRRLSSTTNSPATPMDGKDDDEEVAGELGVGPMQLHSFSVSELRGVTHDFSSGYLLGEGGFGRVHKGFVDAGMRPGLEPQPVAVKQLDIAGFQGHREWLAEVIFLGQFRHQHLVKLLGYCCEDEERLLVYEFMPRGSLENHLFRRISATLPWGTRLKVAIGAAKGLAFLHGAKQPVIYRDFKASNILLDSEFTAKLSDFGLAKMGPEGEDTHVTTRVMGTHGYAAPEYVQTGHLTMKSDVYSFGVVLLELLTGRRAMEHVRGRSAHAEQTIKLVDWTRPYLASSRRLRCIMDVKLAGHYSVKGARAVAHLAVLCTSAQPRDRPSMAAVVEALERLEGFKDMAVSVGIWPSAPVAGRNALSAKFRAEMKGAGVGVGAVSGRRKCASAKLA from the exons ATGCCGAGGCCGTGGAGACCGGTGCTGGCGTCGGCCACCAGGTGCTGCACGGCCGAGGACGCCGTGGTGGCGGCGGGGGCCGGCAACGGGCTCGCGCGCTGCCGCCCGGCGCAATCCGAGTTCTCGCGCCGCCTCGCCTCCTTCCGCCGCTTGTCCTCCACGACCAACAGCCCCGCCACGCCGATGGACGgcaaggacgacgacgaggaggtggCGGGGGAGCTGGGCGTCGGCCCCATGCAGCTGCACTCCTTCAGCGTCAGCGAGCTCCGCGGCGTCACGCACGACTTCTCCAGCGGATACCTCCTCGGAGAGGGCGGCTTCGGCAGGGTCCACAAGGGCTTCGTCGACGCCGGCATGCGCCCCGGACTCGAGCCCCAGCCCGTTGCCGTCAAGCAGCTCGACATCGCCGGATTCCAGGGACACAGGGAGTGGCTG GCGGAGGTGATCTTCCTTGGGCAGTTCCGGCACCAGCACCTGGTGAAGCTGCTGGGGTACTGCTGCGAGGACGAGGAGCGCCTCCTCGTCTACGAGTTCATGCCGCGCGGCAGCCTCGAGAACCACCTCTTCAGGAGGATCTCCGCCACGCTGCCGTGGGGCACCAGGctcaaggtagccatcggcgccgCCAAGGGGCTCGCCTTCCTCCACGGCGCCAAGCAGCCCGTCATCTACAGGGACTTCAAGGCATCCAACATCCTACTCGACTCG GAATTCACGGCGAAGCTTTCGGACTTCGGGCTGGCGAAGATGGGTCCGGAGGGGGAGGACACGCACGTGACCACCCGCGTGATGGGCACCCACGGCTACGCGGCGCCGGAGTACGTGCAGACGGGCCACCTGACGATGAAGAGCGACGTGTACAGCTTCGGCGTGGTGCTGCTGGAGCTCCTCACGGGCCGCCGCGCCATGGAGCACGTCCGGGGCCGGAGCGCGCACGCGGAGCAGACCATCAAGCTCGTCGACTGGACCAGGCCCTACCTCGCCAGCAGCCGCCGGCTGCGCTGCATCATGGACGTCAAGCTCGCGGGCCACTACTCCGTCaagggcgcgcgcgcggtggcgcaCCTGGCGGTGCTGTGCACCAGCGCGCAGCCGCGGGACAGGCCCAGCATGGCCGCCGTCGTCGAGGCGCTCGAGCGACTGGAAGGGTTCAAGGACATGGCCGTCAGCGTCGGGATCTggccctccgcgcccgtcgccgggAGGAACGCGCTCTCCGCCAAGTTCCGCGCTGAGATGAAGGGCGCCGGAGTCGGCGTCGGCGCCGTCTCGGGGCGGCGGAAGTGCGCCTCCGCCAAGCTGGCCTGA